One part of the Microlunatus elymi genome encodes these proteins:
- a CDS encoding glutamate-5-semialdehyde dehydrogenase, with protein sequence MSEQIPTPVAELARRSRTAGRTLAKATRDVKDRALEEMANALGKAEDQVLAANAQDVAAAEEAGTAPGMIDRLRLTSDRVAQMMDGLRSLAGLPDPIGDVVRGWTNPNGVQVRQIRVPLGVVGIIYEARPNVTADAAGICLKSGNAALLRGSSSAAHSNAAIVAALRAGIAAAGLPADAVQLVPGPRSVTDELMAARGLVDVLIPRGGAGLIDHVVGNSQVPVIETGVGNCHLYVDADADPCTALEIMINAKVQRPSVCNAIETLLVHREIAEDFLPEAMRQLAAAGVTVHGDERVASYGDVVPVTEADFAAEYNTLDLAVAEVDSIDAALEHIHRYSTGHSETIVTDSQSAAQRFVAEIDAAAVLVNTSSRFVDGGEFGFGAEIGISTQKLHARGPMGLPEMTSTKYVVSGSGQIR encoded by the coding sequence GTGAGCGAACAGATCCCGACCCCCGTCGCCGAACTGGCCCGACGTTCCCGTACTGCCGGTCGCACCCTGGCCAAGGCCACCCGCGACGTCAAGGATCGCGCCCTGGAGGAGATGGCCAACGCGCTGGGCAAGGCAGAGGACCAGGTGCTGGCCGCCAACGCCCAGGACGTCGCCGCGGCCGAGGAAGCCGGCACTGCGCCGGGGATGATCGACCGGTTGCGACTGACCTCTGACCGGGTGGCCCAGATGATGGACGGCCTGCGTTCGCTGGCCGGGCTGCCGGATCCGATCGGTGACGTCGTACGTGGTTGGACCAATCCGAACGGCGTTCAGGTCCGGCAGATCCGGGTGCCACTCGGCGTGGTCGGCATCATCTACGAGGCCCGGCCCAATGTCACCGCGGATGCGGCCGGCATCTGTCTGAAGTCCGGCAATGCGGCGCTGCTGCGGGGATCCTCGTCCGCGGCGCATTCCAATGCCGCGATCGTGGCTGCGTTGCGGGCCGGGATCGCGGCCGCCGGACTGCCTGCCGACGCCGTACAACTGGTGCCGGGACCGCGTTCGGTGACCGACGAGTTGATGGCCGCCCGAGGCCTGGTCGACGTGCTGATCCCGCGTGGCGGCGCCGGACTGATCGATCACGTCGTCGGCAACAGCCAGGTGCCGGTGATCGAGACCGGAGTCGGCAACTGTCACTTGTACGTGGACGCCGACGCCGATCCGTGTACGGCGCTGGAGATCATGATCAACGCGAAGGTGCAGCGGCCCAGTGTCTGCAACGCGATCGAGACGCTGCTGGTGCATCGGGAGATCGCGGAGGACTTCCTGCCCGAGGCGATGCGGCAGCTGGCCGCAGCCGGTGTGACCGTTCACGGGGACGAGCGCGTGGCCTCGTACGGAGACGTGGTGCCGGTCACCGAAGCCGACTTCGCCGCCGAGTACAACACGCTCGACCTGGCCGTGGCGGAGGTCGACTCGATCGACGCAGCGCTCGAGCACATCCACCGCTACAGCACCGGACACTCGGAAACGATCGTCACCGATTCCCAGTCGGCCGCGCAGCGGTTCGTCGCCGAGATCGACGCCGCAGCCGTGCTGGTGAACACCTCCAGCCGGTTCGTCGACGGGGGAGAGTTCGGCTTCGGTGCGGAGATCGGCATCTCCACCCAGAAGCTGCACGCCCGCGGTCCGATGGGGCTGCCCGAGATGACCAGCACCAAGTACGTGGTCAGCGGCTCCGGCCAGATCCGCTGA
- a CDS encoding histidine phosphatase family protein: MSAERLIIWRHGRTPWNATGRYQGQADIGLDDLGRRQAEAAAKMIKELKPTAIIASDLSRAADTAAALAAQTGLEVAYDQRLREIHVGGWEGLTVEEAREIDPDRVDAVAAGIDVRRSETGELTSEVAHRVAEAFADIVERAEDGATVVITMHGLAGRVGIAEFLGVEHTALGGLRNCAWVILDRHPRGHWYIGGYNLQAELSVPDDDRVA; this comes from the coding sequence ATGAGCGCAGAGCGGTTGATTATCTGGCGGCACGGCCGGACGCCGTGGAATGCGACCGGCCGCTATCAGGGTCAGGCCGACATCGGTCTTGATGATCTTGGACGCCGGCAGGCCGAGGCGGCCGCGAAGATGATCAAGGAACTGAAGCCGACGGCGATCATCGCCAGCGACCTGTCCCGGGCAGCCGACACCGCGGCCGCGCTGGCGGCCCAGACCGGGCTGGAGGTTGCCTACGATCAACGGCTGCGGGAGATCCACGTCGGCGGTTGGGAAGGACTGACGGTCGAGGAGGCGCGCGAGATCGATCCGGATCGGGTCGATGCGGTGGCCGCCGGGATCGACGTACGGCGTTCGGAGACCGGTGAGCTGACCAGTGAGGTCGCGCACCGGGTAGCCGAGGCCTTCGCCGACATCGTCGAACGGGCCGAGGACGGCGCCACCGTGGTCATCACCATGCACGGGCTGGCCGGCCGAGTCGGCATCGCCGAGTTCCTCGGCGTCGAACACACCGCGCTCGGCGGTCTGCGCAACTGTGCCTGGGTGATCCTGGACCGTCATCCGCGGGGCCACTGGTACATCGGCGGCTACAACCTGCAAGCCGAGCTCAGCGTCCCCGACGACGACCGCGTCGCCTGA
- a CDS encoding Rieske (2Fe-2S) protein, translated as MTAYEIARPADVSDRGVLLVTLGDLEIGLYRVGDTVRAWRNHCPHLAASVCRGNITGTMLTTNVYEYQYGREGEILQRPWHGWEFDLEAGRHLAPGSSARLRSYPTEVVEGIVLLHLRSSPGQFPARLLTPHTAAPRLTTQT; from the coding sequence ATGACCGCTTACGAGATCGCGCGCCCGGCCGACGTCTCCGACCGCGGCGTCCTGCTCGTCACCCTAGGTGACCTGGAAATCGGCCTCTACCGTGTCGGCGACACCGTTCGAGCGTGGCGCAATCACTGCCCGCACCTGGCCGCATCCGTCTGCCGCGGCAACATCACCGGCACCATGCTCACCACCAACGTGTACGAATACCAGTACGGCCGCGAAGGTGAGATCCTGCAACGTCCATGGCACGGTTGGGAGTTCGACCTCGAGGCCGGGCGCCATCTCGCGCCCGGATCCTCGGCCCGTCTGCGCAGCTACCCAACTGAGGTCGTTGAGGGCATCGTCCTCCTGCATCTTCGATCGTCGCCCGGCCAGTTCCCGGCGAGGTTGCTCACCCCGCACACCGCGGCGCCGCGACTGACGACGCAGACGTAG
- a CDS encoding MurR/RpiR family transcriptional regulator → MQSRDPLQLVSDSIPRLRGATARVAELILAAPDRVASGSITRLAADAETSPATVTRLANHLGFDGFPALRTAIAMETGRAAQAGWQRDIGSAIAVGDSPEQVLNVLAATEANALRSALAAVDLDAAGRAADAIAAAGRVHIYGEWGDAPPAQELYFRLLRIGVPVWFHDGPRSAQVGARQLTSGDVGIVVSRSGDNPAAAQFLETATNGGALGVLITGEPDSTAAGLGAVVLYTGTRNGPDWTGFFAGRASDVLTAGLLFVLVAQRLPLRPAATGAEPDHPFSTDHPQNGSPR, encoded by the coding sequence GTGCAATCGCGCGATCCGCTGCAGTTGGTCAGCGATTCGATCCCGCGGTTGCGGGGCGCCACCGCGAGGGTGGCCGAGCTGATCCTCGCGGCGCCCGATCGCGTCGCGTCCGGCTCGATCACCCGGTTGGCCGCCGACGCCGAGACCTCCCCGGCGACGGTGACCCGGTTGGCGAATCACCTGGGCTTCGACGGCTTCCCGGCCCTGCGAACCGCGATCGCGATGGAGACCGGACGGGCCGCACAAGCAGGCTGGCAGCGCGACATCGGCTCGGCGATCGCGGTCGGTGACTCGCCGGAGCAGGTGCTGAACGTGCTGGCCGCGACCGAGGCCAACGCCTTGCGCAGCGCGCTGGCAGCTGTTGATCTTGATGCCGCAGGTCGGGCCGCGGACGCGATCGCCGCGGCCGGTCGCGTACACATCTACGGCGAGTGGGGCGACGCGCCGCCGGCCCAGGAGCTCTACTTCCGGCTGCTGCGGATCGGGGTGCCGGTCTGGTTTCACGACGGCCCCCGGTCCGCCCAGGTCGGCGCCCGGCAGCTGACCTCCGGTGACGTCGGCATCGTCGTGTCCCGATCGGGCGACAATCCGGCAGCCGCACAATTCCTCGAGACTGCCACGAACGGCGGCGCACTCGGCGTGCTGATCACCGGCGAACCCGATTCCACGGCAGCAGGACTGGGCGCCGTCGTCCTCTACACGGGCACCCGCAACGGGCCGGACTGGACCGGCTTCTTCGCCGGCCGCGCCAGCGACGTACTCACCGCAGGACTGCTCTTCGTGCTGGTGGCGCAGCGGTTGCCGCTGCGACCGGCCGCCACCGGAGCTGAGCCCGATCACCCGTTTTCGACCGATCACCCACAGAACGGAAGCCCGCGATGA
- a CDS encoding ABC transporter substrate-binding protein, which translates to MDRLAVLVLGVLLLVAGCSSGAGSTPESAQPAAGSESGAGPNATSGSRAGSDPAAFPTTVDTINGAVTIPKQPQRVVLLTDQLVETAAAIGVTPVGAPTPTTPLGPWADGKINQKDSSVFSIPMADGVPAEKVAALTPDLIVGSDYLVDTATYAKLSKIAPTVVLAVNADPDSQTPAWESNARDLGRATGHAAQAEQVITSVNGKIEQVKKDNPQIAGKTFQLGNFLSASEFVCTNSDQTSSALFLRSLGLKLAKLPGAGSEPRVVLSKERFTDLNDVDLVIMGSSDKDLAGKLADDPIFRQLTPVKNKTADQVDLTWVTAYNIPTALSIGSLLDDLSPYLQRL; encoded by the coding sequence ATGGATCGACTCGCTGTGCTGGTGCTCGGTGTGTTGCTGCTGGTCGCGGGGTGCAGCAGCGGCGCGGGATCGACACCGGAATCCGCACAGCCGGCGGCCGGCTCGGAATCGGGGGCCGGGCCCAACGCGACCTCAGGCTCCCGCGCCGGCTCCGACCCAGCCGCCTTCCCGACGACCGTGGACACGATCAACGGGGCGGTGACGATCCCGAAGCAGCCGCAGCGGGTGGTCCTGCTCACCGATCAGCTGGTGGAGACGGCGGCCGCGATCGGCGTCACGCCGGTCGGCGCGCCGACCCCGACCACGCCGCTGGGCCCCTGGGCCGACGGCAAGATCAATCAGAAGGACAGCTCGGTCTTCTCGATCCCGATGGCCGACGGCGTACCGGCGGAGAAGGTGGCGGCACTGACGCCGGACCTGATCGTCGGCAGCGACTATCTGGTCGACACGGCGACGTACGCGAAGCTGAGCAAGATCGCGCCGACCGTTGTGCTCGCGGTGAACGCCGATCCGGATTCGCAGACTCCTGCCTGGGAGTCGAACGCCCGCGACCTGGGCCGGGCCACCGGCCACGCCGCGCAGGCGGAGCAGGTGATCACGTCGGTCAACGGCAAGATCGAACAGGTGAAGAAGGACAACCCGCAGATCGCCGGCAAGACGTTCCAGTTGGGCAACTTCCTCAGTGCGTCCGAGTTCGTCTGCACCAACAGCGATCAGACCTCGTCCGCACTCTTCCTGCGCAGCCTCGGGCTGAAGCTGGCGAAACTGCCCGGCGCCGGCTCCGAGCCGCGCGTGGTGTTGTCGAAGGAACGCTTCACCGATCTGAACGACGTCGACCTGGTGATCATGGGTTCCAGCGACAAGGACCTGGCCGGCAAGCTGGCCGACGATCCGATCTTCCGCCAGCTCACTCCGGTCAAGAACAAGACCGCCGATCAGGTCGACCTGACCTGGGTGACCGCGTACAACATCCCGACCGCGCTCAGCATCGGTTCCCTGCTGGACGACCTGAGCCCCTACCTCCAGCGCCTCTGA
- a CDS encoding SGNH/GDSL hydrolase family protein encodes MPGEVRRILCFGDSLTWGWIPVEGGAPSERYAADIRWTGVLADVLGSDHVIIEEGLSGRTVGGDYTDPRLAAADYLPAALATHLPLDLVIMMLGTNDTKAFLHRDPADIGAAMSILVGQVTGSAGGVGTLYPAPKLLLVAPPPITEVIHPWWQLTWAGGREKSRQLAAAYSALADFTGVEFFDAGSLISDLGVDGVHFTEQNNRDLGTALADKVRSILGE; translated from the coding sequence ATGCCGGGCGAGGTACGCAGGATTTTGTGTTTCGGGGATTCGTTGACCTGGGGGTGGATCCCGGTCGAGGGTGGCGCGCCGAGCGAGCGATACGCCGCAGATATTCGCTGGACGGGGGTGCTGGCCGACGTCCTCGGCTCAGATCACGTGATCATCGAAGAAGGGCTCAGCGGCCGCACTGTCGGCGGCGACTACACCGATCCCCGGCTGGCCGCTGCTGACTACCTACCGGCTGCGTTGGCGACTCATCTCCCGCTGGATCTGGTGATCATGATGCTGGGCACCAACGACACGAAAGCCTTCCTGCACAGGGATCCGGCAGACATCGGCGCCGCGATGTCGATCTTGGTCGGCCAGGTCACCGGATCCGCCGGCGGCGTCGGCACCCTCTACCCGGCACCGAAGCTGCTGCTGGTCGCACCACCGCCGATCACCGAGGTCATCCATCCGTGGTGGCAGCTCACCTGGGCCGGCGGCCGAGAGAAGTCCCGGCAACTGGCCGCGGCCTACTCGGCGCTCGCCGACTTCACCGGGGTCGAGTTCTTCGATGCGGGCAGCCTGATCAGCGACCTGGGCGTGGACGGGGTGCACTTTACCGAGCAGAACAATCGTGATCTTGGTACGGCGTTGGCCGACAAGGTGCGATCAATTCTCGGCGAGTAG
- the nadD gene encoding nicotinate-nucleotide adenylyltransferase: MGGTFDPIHHGHLVAASEVASRFELDEVVFVPTGRPWQKGHRDVSAPEDRYLMTVIATASNPRFTVSRVDIDRPGLTYTVDTLRDLRRERGEDVDFFFITGADALSQILTWRGFEELFELAHFVGVTRPGHDLNEPPIGQLPAGSLTLMEVPALSISSTGCRDRVEAGEPIWYLVPDGIVQYIAKRGLYREEHTEESITGASSLPANRLPDISKFVEDDLYD, translated from the coding sequence ATGGGCGGCACCTTCGATCCGATCCACCACGGTCACCTGGTGGCCGCCAGCGAGGTGGCCAGCCGGTTCGAATTGGACGAGGTGGTGTTCGTACCCACCGGACGGCCGTGGCAGAAGGGGCATCGCGACGTCTCCGCGCCGGAGGACCGTTATCTGATGACGGTGATCGCCACCGCCTCCAATCCGCGTTTCACGGTCAGTCGGGTCGACATCGACCGGCCCGGCCTCACGTACACCGTCGACACCCTGCGTGATCTGCGGCGCGAACGCGGCGAGGACGTCGACTTCTTCTTCATCACCGGCGCCGATGCGCTGTCCCAGATCCTCACCTGGCGTGGATTCGAGGAACTGTTCGAGCTGGCGCATTTCGTCGGGGTGACGCGGCCGGGTCACGATCTGAACGAGCCGCCGATCGGGCAGTTGCCGGCCGGCAGCCTGACCCTGATGGAGGTGCCGGCGCTGTCGATCTCGTCCACGGGCTGCCGGGATCGGGTCGAGGCGGGCGAGCCGATCTGGTACCTGGTGCCGGACGGGATCGTGCAATACATCGCCAAACGCGGGCTCTACCGCGAGGAACACACCGAGGAGTCCATCACCGGTGCCAGTTCGCTGCCGGCAAATCGGCTTCCCGACATCAGCAAGTTCGTCGAAGATGACCTGTACGACTGA
- the rsfS gene encoding ribosome silencing factor: MSDQLAITDVFLVVSATNERQVGAVVDGIEERLRDLDAKPVRREGDRELRWVLLDYLDLVVHVQHTEERTFYALERIWHDCPQIDLDLDETAR; this comes from the coding sequence GTGTCCGATCAACTGGCGATCACCGACGTCTTCCTGGTGGTCAGCGCGACCAACGAGCGCCAGGTCGGTGCCGTCGTGGACGGTATCGAGGAACGGCTTCGTGATCTTGATGCCAAACCGGTACGGCGTGAGGGTGACCGGGAACTGCGCTGGGTGCTGCTGGACTATCTCGATCTGGTGGTGCACGTGCAGCACACCGAAGAACGCACTTTCTACGCCCTGGAACGGATCTGGCACGACTGCCCGCAGATCGACCTCGATCTGGACGAGACGGCGCGATGA
- a CDS encoding FAD-dependent oxidoreductase, with protein sequence MKIESVRSDVTVIGGGLAGVCAAIGAARNGAEVALIQNRPVLGGNSSSEVRVWVCGATAHGVQHYARETGIMGELFVENQFQNPDGNPYYWDLVITEAVKAEPKIKLFLNTDVRELSADGPGDDRKISSVTGWQMGSEKLITFSSDQFIDCTGDGLVGLLAGAEYRTGREPRSEFGESWAPEVPDNNTLGSTILFYSKDLGRQTKFVPPPFAKDIVAAGIPEHRVIRTDLNGCAFWWIEWGGELDVVDDNERIRDELQSVVYGIWDYVKNSGNFDADNLTLEWIGSVPGKREYRRFVGDHVLTQQDVLGQTEFDDRIGFGGWSIDLHPPGGVYATEHGSKHWHPDGNYHLPLRCLYSINVGNLWMAGRNISASHVAFGTTRVMATCAVLGEAAGVAASIAALQGFSPRQLGHEEFDRVRHALVRADASVLGVENTDPDDLARAATVSASSTRRRVAVEEPADRRRLDDAFGMVLPVRGRLDGLEVLLDADRAGEMILELHDPVKPQNYLPLKLIKTVSAAVEAGEKQRIRFDLDWAPEQPQNAFLVFRVDPAISLHTADRSTVGTIYFDYREPAPDEKFAEQFRHWKQTLQHQGLCFRLTEPTDVYAADQVVGGYARPYGGPQLWSSESLLVDPEPWLELTWDEPQTIGELSLIFDDDLDEDLINLHHHRTPYEVLPSLVRDYRVEAMINNDWLPIAYGRDNRRRRCGHRLDHPVTTDRIRLVITATNGAAEAHVVAVRAYS encoded by the coding sequence ATGAAGATCGAATCCGTACGCAGCGACGTCACTGTGATCGGCGGCGGCCTGGCCGGGGTCTGCGCCGCGATCGGCGCGGCCCGCAACGGCGCCGAGGTCGCGCTGATCCAGAACCGGCCGGTGCTCGGCGGTAACTCCTCCAGCGAGGTCAGGGTCTGGGTCTGCGGTGCGACCGCGCACGGCGTTCAGCACTACGCCCGGGAGACCGGGATCATGGGCGAGCTGTTCGTGGAGAACCAGTTCCAGAACCCCGACGGGAATCCGTACTACTGGGACTTGGTGATCACCGAAGCGGTCAAGGCCGAGCCCAAGATCAAACTTTTCCTGAACACCGACGTCCGTGAGCTCTCTGCGGACGGGCCTGGTGACGATCGCAAGATCAGCTCCGTCACCGGCTGGCAGATGGGGTCGGAGAAGTTGATCACGTTCAGCAGTGATCAGTTCATCGACTGCACCGGCGACGGGCTGGTCGGTCTGCTGGCCGGCGCCGAGTATCGCACCGGTCGCGAACCGCGATCGGAGTTCGGCGAGTCCTGGGCTCCGGAGGTGCCGGACAACAACACGTTGGGCAGCACGATTCTGTTCTACAGCAAGGATCTGGGCCGGCAGACCAAGTTCGTACCACCGCCGTTCGCCAAGGACATCGTGGCCGCCGGTATCCCGGAGCATCGGGTGATCCGCACCGACCTGAACGGTTGCGCCTTCTGGTGGATCGAGTGGGGCGGTGAGCTGGACGTCGTCGACGACAACGAGCGGATCCGCGACGAGCTGCAGTCGGTGGTCTACGGCATCTGGGACTACGTCAAGAACTCCGGCAACTTCGACGCCGACAACCTCACCCTGGAATGGATCGGTTCGGTGCCGGGCAAGCGCGAATACCGCCGATTTGTCGGTGATCATGTGCTGACCCAGCAGGACGTGCTCGGCCAGACCGAGTTCGATGATCGGATCGGCTTCGGTGGTTGGTCGATCGACCTGCATCCGCCCGGTGGTGTCTACGCGACCGAGCACGGTTCGAAGCACTGGCATCCTGACGGCAACTACCACCTCCCGCTGCGTTGCCTGTATTCGATCAACGTCGGCAATCTGTGGATGGCCGGCCGCAACATCAGCGCATCCCACGTCGCCTTCGGCACCACCCGGGTGATGGCGACCTGTGCAGTGCTCGGCGAAGCCGCCGGCGTGGCAGCCTCGATCGCTGCGCTGCAAGGGTTTTCTCCGCGCCAGCTGGGACACGAGGAGTTCGACCGGGTCCGGCATGCGCTGGTGCGCGCCGACGCGTCGGTGCTCGGCGTGGAGAACACCGATCCCGATGATCTTGCTCGCGCCGCGACGGTCAGCGCCTCCTCGACGCGGCGCCGCGTTGCGGTCGAGGAGCCGGCCGATCGCCGGCGACTCGATGATGCGTTCGGCATGGTGTTGCCGGTGCGCGGTCGGCTGGACGGGCTGGAGGTCCTGCTGGACGCCGATCGGGCCGGCGAGATGATCTTGGAATTGCACGACCCGGTGAAGCCGCAGAACTACCTGCCGCTGAAGTTGATCAAGACCGTCAGCGCGGCGGTCGAGGCGGGGGAGAAGCAGCGGATTCGATTTGACCTGGACTGGGCGCCGGAGCAGCCGCAGAACGCGTTCCTGGTCTTCCGTGTCGACCCGGCGATTTCCCTGCATACAGCCGATCGCTCCACTGTCGGCACGATCTACTTCGACTACCGTGAGCCGGCTCCGGACGAGAAGTTCGCCGAACAGTTCCGGCACTGGAAGCAGACTCTGCAGCATCAGGGGTTGTGCTTCCGGCTGACCGAGCCGACCGACGTGTACGCGGCCGATCAGGTGGTCGGCGGCTATGCCCGGCCGTACGGGGGACCGCAGCTGTGGTCCTCGGAGTCGCTGCTGGTCGATCCGGAGCCCTGGTTGGAGTTGACCTGGGACGAGCCGCAGACGATCGGCGAGCTGTCGTTGATCTTCGACGACGACCTGGACGAGGACCTGATCAACCTGCATCACCACCGGACGCCGTACGAGGTGCTGCCGAGCCTGGTCCGTGACTACCGGGTCGAGGCCATGATCAACAACGACTGGCTGCCGATCGCGTACGGACGGGACAACCGGCGGCGCCGCTGCGGCCACCGACTGGATCATCCGGTGACCACCGACCGGATCCGGCTGGTGATCACCGCCACCAACGGCGCCGCGGAAGCGCACGTGGTCGCGGTACGCGCCTACTCCTGA